The Triticum aestivum cultivar Chinese Spring chromosome 5A, IWGSC CS RefSeq v2.1, whole genome shotgun sequence genomic sequence CATCCTCTTCTCCCACTACAACGACCGCTGGCGCGAGCTCCGCAGGATCTGTGTGCACGAGCTCTTCAGCCAGCGCCGCGTGCTCTCCTTCCGACCGGCAcgggaggacgaggtcgcccgcctCCTGCGCGCCGTCTCCGACGGGTGCCGTGATGGCCAAGCAGTCAACCTCAGCGAGAAGATGTGCCGCATGACCAACGACTCCGTGGTGCGCGCGGCCATCGGCGGTAGGTGCCACCACCGCGACGAGTTCTTGCACGAGCTAGACGAGGCCGTGCGGCTCACCGGCGGGATCAATCTCGCTGACCTGTACCCGTCGTCGCGGCTCGTGCGCCGGCTCAGCGTCGCCGCGCGGGACATGGTCAGGTGCCAGAGGAACATCTATCGCATCGTGGAGAGCATCATAAAAGAACGCGCCGGCATCCCAGCGGACGAGAGAGACGAGGACCTGCTCGGCGTCCTCCTCAGGCTGCAGAAGGACGGCGGCCTGCAGTTTGAACTCACCACCGAGATCATCAGCACCGTCATCTTCGTAAGATATTATCTACGATCATCATTCCTCTCGGCCATCTTATTTTTACACGGCTCTGAAAATTCTGAGCAGAATGGTAACTAACTGCAGGACATTTTCTCTGCCGGGAGCGAGACATCGTCGACGACGCTAGAATGGGCCATGTCGGAGCTCATGAGAAACCCACGAGTTCTCCACAAGGTGCAATCGGAGGTGAGAGAGGCCTTCAACGGGCAAGACAAGCTGACCGAGGACGACATCGTCAAGGTGAGGCTGGGCTACCTCCAGCTGGTGATCAAGGAGGCCCTGAGGCTGCACCCGCCGGCGGCGCTCCTGCTCCCACGCGAGTGCCGCGAGACGTGCCGGGTGATGGGCTACGACGTGCCCAAGGGCACCAAGGTGTTCGTCAACGTGTGGGCGATGGGGAGGGACGACAGGTACTGGGGCGACGCGGAGGCATTCAGGCCGGAGAGGTTCGAGAACAGCACCGTCGACTTCAAGGGCGCCGACTTCGAGTTCCTCCCCTTCGGAGCCGGCCGGAGGATGTGCCCCGGCATGTCGCTCGGGATGGCCAACATGGAGCTGGCGCTGGCTAGCCTCCTTTTCCACTTCGACTGGGAGCTGCCCTGTGGCGTCGGGGCCGAAGACATGGACATGACGGAGACCTTCGGCATCACGGTGAGAAGGAAGTCCAAGCTCTGGGTGCACGCGAAACCCCACGTTCCATGTGAGAATTGATTTGTTTGTTAGGAAAAATATGTACTCCCTCAGATCGGAGGTAGTAGCTGATTGGTACCCGTGGCCAATAGATTCGTGTTGCGGCCTTGCACGATTGAATACCCTGTGTAAATCTCGGTAGGCTGTTGTACTCATTTGTTTCTTTGTTCAAAGAGTTTTGGTTGTATCGATGGAGAACTGTAGATGCCAAATGCATCCAATTCGGTAGCTATGAACAACAATGGAGGGACGTGTGCTCGGGTGCAAGTGAAACTCTATGTCCCATGGGCAAGAGTATTCGCCAGCTAGAAAGCTTCTTGGCCACACAAATTTCTATCTCGGTGTTGATAATTTATACTTTTTTCATCAGGGTTTATTTCTTCCTTTATATtttatgtcaaattttgatcataggtTTGactagaaatatatatatatatatatatatatatatatatgttgtatgCCATAAAAAATATagtattgttggattcgtattctAAAGAACTTTTCAATGATACTAATTTTGTGCTATATAACTTATCTCCTAGTTAAATTTAAGGTCTGATGCTCAAAAAAGAAGTTAAATTTAAGGTTAAAGTTTGACCCAAAATACATGGTAGACTAATAAAACCAGACGAAGGAAGTAGCGTAGATATGCGTTAACTACTTACCATTAATTATGAAGGAATCTATCATTATTAAGAAGCTGCTCCCCACTACATCCTATTTTCTCATCATGCACACTGTCCACATCAGCAATATGCCACATCATCTTCTGCATATAAATACTTGCCCCTGTTGATACCCCGTGAAGCCTCCTCAACGATCGCTATTCCTGGCGCTGCCGCCCGCACAGTTTTCTCGCTGCATGGGTTCCCGCGTTTAAGCCAACAACTGGGCAATTTTCACAAATGGGCTGCCTGATCCAAGTTAGTAGCTTGCTTTGTCGTTAGTGCCAGCCCATGTAATCACGCAGGCCTTAGCTAGCTTATTTCATCCAGGTGTTAGCCCATGTAAATAACTCCAGACTTCCAGTACTTCGCTCAGGCTTCATCTTCCTCGCTACAAGTCTTATGGCGTCGCTGTCTCTTCGCTCGCCGTCGCCACGACTCTTCAGTCCTCACTCATGGCCATGAAACGACAGCCAGAAATGCATGTTGAAACGGCAGGATTTATTGGCTTTCATTACCCTGCAAACGTACAAGGAAGTGCTAGATTTAACTGAGCGGTTCTTCTCCACGACAATTCCCATCTTCAtggcaaactctctctctctctctctctctctctctctctctatgcctTCTCGACCAAATCTTACTCATGTGCCTCTCATTGCAGCAGTAGCCAGCCGATGCAGGTGCTCCACGATTCGGTGCAGGTTGACTACTGTGCCCGGACGGTCTCACTCTCACGTCCCCGAGTTCAAGACGGCGCCTATGATTAGTACtcactccgtccgaaaatacttgtcattaaatggataaaaagagatgtattttaaactaaaatacgtctagaaacatccccttttattcattttgatgacaagtatttccggacggagggagtaggacagAAGGATTTCAGGTGAGAGTCTTTTGCTGTTGATCGTGTCCGATATATCGTTGCCTTATCTCTTAGTGTAGTAGCGAGGGGGATTGACTGGTGGGTTTTTGATTGTGACGCTAACGAAAACATAACAAATTTGCATTTTGGTTTAGGGTAAAGAGCGCCACTGACGAGGTATCAATTGAACATGTACCAGAAATTTACCATACACTATCTTAATTTGTTGTGTCTTTTGTCGGTTACGTCATTTGGTTACCTTGCTGAAGCCTTCTCTTTATAGGATTGGGAAAAAATTGATATCCCATAAAGTACTTTGCTGGGTTTCATTGTTCGACTAGGTCGTGGCATCCACAGTTCCACACCCACATGGACCACGCCACCGCAGGAATAGTTTCTGGTTTCTCTTCTTGATAGGTATGCTATATACTATGGTCATAATCTTTTTGTTGCATTATGAAGGCTTAAAATCAGACATACAATAGCAATATAGCATTGCACTGCAGTCCTCTGTAAATGTGATCCCAAATTCATGATTTCTTTTAATTCCTTAATTCCTGATCCCTTCTACTCTATCAAGTCTCAAGGTCATTTTGATTATTGATGAAATTTCAATTTGATCTTGAACCACTACCCATCGGAGATTTGGACTGGACGAACACTGCCACGGTTCATTATCCGTGCAATTACTGATTTTGTTGGTAGAAGCTTTGATCTATACTTCAATATTGCTTTACATGTCCTCTGTGCAGTTTCTTTTCTAATGTATATACTATTATCATCTGGGATTTTTTAACTCCAATGCATATATCCAAGCGTGCAATTTCAGAAGTTATCTTAATAGCTCTAATCCTCTACTGGCATAATACCAAGAGTCTAATTCCTGCAATCTATGGTTCTGTTTCTGTTAACAAACAAAGATGGAAGTGTGCACGTGTACTTGCCAAACATGGTGTATTTTCAAGTTATCTTTCTGGATGGTAAAATTATTGTGGCCCCGTCGGTTGTGGTAGATGTACTTATATATTCTAAGATCTGGAGTGATATCTCTGCAACAAAATATGCAGTGTTTTATTTGTATGTATGGAATTTGGTTAGTTTGTTGTTTTTGCTATGGATAATTGTAAGAGAAGTAAATTATTTGTTCTACGCCAGCGCCTATATTTGTAAAATGCGCCAAGCTTGCTTAAACAAATTACATTATTCATTTGTATATATTTAAAGTTAGATAGAATTTTGACATGTCGTGCTGTACGTGTGCTTACATGACCAGGCAGTAATGGTTCGCGAAGTTAATTATTGTCCATTAGAACTATACATCTATTTGTTGTTGGAATTCATCAGTGATAATTTTGCAAAATGATAGCCTTTCTACAATTGTCTCATTTGCTTGACAAAATTCATATAATTTGTAGGATTCAAACAATATAGAACTAATATGTAAGTATGACCGTTACTTCTTATACATTTTCAACTGTGGTTTATGCAACTTCATGCCTCAGTGATTCTTTACCTTCATTGTTATCTCTTATCTGCACTAAGAATTCACGTCATGGATCTTTACAGTATTTAATACTAAtattccgcagcaacgcgcggggtatcatctagtatatTATATAAATGTATA encodes the following:
- the LOC123102298 gene encoding zealexin A1 synthase, which encodes MMDFTALSPLLFLFFVLLILKLVIDHYASPTRGQRLPPGPWQLPLIGSLHHLLLSRSGGLPHRAMRDLSRAHGPLMLLRLGAVPTLVVSSAEAAREVMKTHDAAFASRHLSATLDIISCGGKGILFSHYNDRWRELRRICVHELFSQRRVLSFRPAREDEVARLLRAVSDGCRDGQAVNLSEKMCRMTNDSVVRAAIGGRCHHRDEFLHELDEAVRLTGGINLADLYPSSRLVRRLSVAARDMVRCQRNIYRIVESIIKERAGIPADERDEDLLGVLLRLQKDGGLQFELTTEIISTVIFDIFSAGSETSSTTLEWAMSELMRNPRVLHKVQSEVREAFNGQDKLTEDDIVKVRLGYLQLVIKEALRLHPPAALLLPRECRETCRVMGYDVPKGTKVFVNVWAMGRDDRYWGDAEAFRPERFENSTVDFKGADFEFLPFGAGRRMCPGMSLGMANMELALASLLFHFDWELPCGVGAEDMDMTETFGITVRRKSKLWVHAKPHVPCEN